CAGGAAAGTTTTGGAACAATACCTTGACAATTATTCTTTGGAACAGCTCAACAAAGTGCCGCCGGGCTTTAACAACAACCTCATCTGGAACATCGGGCATATTGTCGTGGTGCAGCAAATGCTGGTGTATAACCTGTCGGATCTGCCGATGATGGTTTCTGCTGAAATGGTCGAAAAATATAAAAAGGGCACGCGCCCTGAAAGCGATGCAACACAGGCAGAAGTTGACGAGATACGCGCGCTTTTACATGCCCCGATTGATACAACGGAAGAAGACCAGAAAAAGGGGATTTTCAAAACCTATCGGGATTTTACTTCAATGTCGGGATTTTCAATGACTTCCGCAGAAGACGCGATGGAATTCAACAATTACCATGAAGCGATGCACACCGGCATCATGATGGGCATCCGTAAATTTATTTAACGGCGAGATACGGATTGGCTTCTTTATATGGGATCAGTAATTCTTTCGGGCCATCGGCATAGGATGCGATTTCATACACATTGTAGAATAAAAGCAGCCCTTTTTCGGTAAAGAAATACGTTTGCGGCAACTGGAATTCCTCGTCTTCAAACATCAGGTTTGTCGAATTGATCGGGCCATCCGGGATTTTATAGGCTGCACGGAATTTCTTTTCAGCAAAATCCTTAAAACCATTCCGGTCTTTAAACAGGTATTCATTCGGGATGGACTTTCCGGTTTCCGGATCAAAAATCAGCGAAGTCCTGCCGCTGTAGCCGTGTGCGCCGCCGGTAAATTTATAATGCTTCAGTTCGATATTGATGATGCTGTCGGATTGGTATAGGACTTTCCCTGTGATTTTGGCCTCCCAGTTGAACTCGTCCGTCGGGTTTTCAGTTTGCATTTTGTCATACGCCTTAATGAACGAATTCAGCAACCCTTTGTATTCCGTGTCCGTAAATTGGTTTTCGCCCACCATTAAGATTTCCTTCATCGTTGAAAACACCTTTTTATTGATGCTGTCGGCCACGATCGGCTTGTCTTTTGCCAAAGGAATGTTCACGGAAACCTGTGTACATTCAGATTTGCAGGGCAGTGAAGATTTTTGCGCGAATGATTTTTGCTCAAAAGACAATTCATTATTGCAACTGGCCAGGAGCAGCAGCATCAGCAGGAAACCCATTTTTTTCATAGCAGAAATGTTAATTTCCACAAAGGTATTAAGTTGACATTGGGTTAAGAAAAATTAAACGATAAATTTGTCCAAAATTTTAACGATAATCAAAGATGAAATTCGATACCAAAGTTATACACGGCGGACAACACCACGATGCCGAAACCGGGGCAGTGATGCCGGCAGTGTTCCAAACTTCCACTTATGCGCAGACCACTCCGGGGAAACCGGTGGGTGATTATGAATACAGCCGCGCATCGAATCCTACCCGAACAGCACTGGAAAACGCTTTGGCAAGCATTGAAAACGGCAGCCGGGGATTGGCGTTCTCCTCGGGATTGGCGGCAACAGATTGTTTGCTGCGCTCCTTTAAAGCCGGCGACGAAATCATTGCGATGGACGATTTATACGGCGGGACTTATCGTATGTTTACGAGGATTTACAAAGATTCTGGCATCAAATTCCATTTCATCGACATGAACGACCTTGACGGTTTCAGGGCGCTGATTAATGAAAATACGAAAATGGTCTGGGTGGAAACCCCTACGAACCCATTGATGAAGCTGGCCGATATCAAAGCCATTTCGGAAATCACAAAGGCGCACAACATCCTGTTCGCAGTTGACAATACTTTTGCGACACCCTATTTGCAGAAACCTCTGGACCTTGGCGCAGATGTTGTGATGCATTCAGCAACGAAGTATTTGGGCGGACATTCTGATGTCATTGCGGGTGCTTTGGTCATAAAAGACGAGAAGCTCGGCGAACAATTGCATTTCCAGCAGTTTGCCACCGGAGCCACACTTGGCCCGATGGATAGTTTTTTGGTTTTAAGGGGTATTAAAACCTTGAGCCTGCGTGTGCAAAGGCATTGCGAAAACGGAAAAAAAGTGGTGGAATTCCTTTCAAACCATCCCAAAATAAAGACAGTTTATTATCCAGGGCTCGAAAGCCATCCGTATCATGAGGTAGCTAAAAAGCAGATGAAGGATTTCGGAGGCATGGTCACTTTTACTTTTGCATCAGGTAAAAAAGAAGACGCCATTTCTTTCCTTGAAAAGCTGAAAGTTTTCACGTTGGCGGAATCTTTAGGCGGCGTAGAATCACTGGCAAACCATCCGGCTTTGATGACACATGCTTCAATTCCTGAAGACAAACGTAAAGAAATCGGGATTACCGATGACTTGGTCAGATTGAGCGTAGGAATTGAGGATGCTGAAGATTTGATTGAGGATATCAGGCAGGCGCTTGGTTAGTTTGCCGTCGCAGTCACAGTTGGCAGTTGGCTGGCTATATAAATAAAAAATCCGCTTCTGCGGATTTTTTTATGTTTAAAATGCTAAGAAACTTTGTTACTCTGCAACTTTGCAACTTCCTAATCCAGATAATAAATATACCCCACATTAAACCAAACCAGCCAGTCATTGGCGCGGTTTTCAGTGTATTTTTCAGGGTTTGGATTGAGTCCGTCTACCCAGTTTGAAAAGTAATATTGCCACCTTAAATCGACCATCAAATCTGATAAAGGGGATAATTTATAACGTGTTCCTATACTGCCTACTACAGACCATACATTGCCATCTTCGCCGGAATAACCGTGCTCGCGGCCATCGGATGGCTCGAGGTATTTAGGGAATGTCGTTTGTGGGATCCCTAAAGGGCCAAGCAAAGAATAAGCATCGGGATTGTAATAGGAATAGTGTCCGCCAAGGCTTAAAAAAGGGCCGAAACTCCCAATGGTCGCCGTAAAATCACGGACACTCAATGGGTACCATTCCAATTGCATACCAATATCAGTCACTTCGGTAGAGCCACGCATGGCTTTCAGCTGCTGTACCCCTAATGAATTGCTGTTTTTATTGACCCAACGCCCGAAATGCTGCAGTTCCGTTTTGTTATACGAAAGCTCAGAACGCAATTTAAAATGGTCGTTGAAATACGTATCTGCCGTATAACAGTTACAGGTCGCCTGATACGAAAAATTCAGGTAATGGATGATCCCGATTCCATAACCGGTATTTCCCGCATTGGTTTCAAGATCGTGGCGTTCACCATAATCCGACTGGAATGCCACAGGTCCTGAAATAATCCCAACTTCATGGGAAAATCCAAATTGTGCCTGCGCAGGATTGTATAAACCGAACAAAACAAGAATGGCGATGAGGGGCTTTTGGAACATTTTTGTTTGGGATTCAAATTATCACAAAGATATAAAAACAAGGTTCACTTGAGAAAATAAAATAATAATTACTTATTTCTGTACGAAAACAGCAACAGATTAGTTTAAAATCGTGTGCTTTATGCACATAAACTAAACATTATTTAAAAAAATAATAATTCTCCTGAGGATATATAAAAATCAATAATGATATTTTCGGAGATACTGTATATTTGTGCCTGCAAACGAAAACGTTTTCTTAAAACGTTAATAATCTAATAATCATGTCACAAAGTATTCAAGCATTTGTAGATGCAGTAGCAAAAAACAACCCGAACGAGCCGGAATTCATGCAGGCAGTACACGAAGTTGCTGAAACCGTAATCCCATTTATCGAAGAAAATAAAAAATACCAGGGCAAAATGCTCCTGGAAAGAATGGTGGAAGCCGAGCGCATCATCACCTTCCGTGTAGTATGGACAGACGACGCCGGAAACACACAGGTAAACCGTGGTTACAGGATCCAGATGAACTCTGCCATCGGGCCATACAAAGGAGGAATCCGTTTCCACCCTTCCGTAAACCTTTCCATTTTGAAATTCCTTGCTTTTGAGCAGACTTTCAAGAACAGCCTTACGACATTGCCTATGGGTGGTGGAAAAGGTGGTGCAAATTTCGACCCTAAAGGAAAATCTGATAACGAAATCATGCGTTTCTGCCAGGCTTTCATGACCGAATTGTCTAAGCATATCGGCGCTGATACCGATGTACCTGCCGGAGATATCGGTGTTGGTGGACGCGAGGTTGGTTATATGTTCGGCCAATACAAAAGATTAAGAAATGAGTTTACAGGCGTTTTGACCGGAAAAGGAATCACTTTCGGCGGTTCATTGATCCGTCCTGAAGCCACAGGTTACGGCGATGTGTATTTTGCACAGGCGATGCTTGAAACCAAAGGCGACAGCTTCAAAGGAAAAATCGTAGTCGTTTCAGGCTCTGGAAACGTAGCACAATACGCTGCTGAAAAAGCAACGGAATTAGGTGGAAAAGTAGTAACGCTTTCTGATTCTGCAGGATACATTTATGATGCTGACGGAATTGATGCTGAGAAACTGGCCCACGTTATGCAGATCAAAAACGTAGATTACGCCCGTATTTCAGAATACGTGAAAAAATATCCGAATGCAAAATATGTAGCCGGAAAACGCCCTTGGGAAGTAAAATGTGATGTGGCCCTGCCTTGTGCAACACAAAACGAACTGAATGAGGAAGAAGCAAACCTGCTTGTTTCAAACGGTTGTATTTGTGTGGCTGAAGGAGCAAACATGCCTTCAACACCGGAAGCTGTAGCTGTATTCCAAAAAGCAAAAATCCTTTTCGCCCCAGGGAAAGCTTCCAATGCAGGTGGAGTAGCGACTTCAGGTCTTGAAATGTCACAAAACTCTTTGCGTTTGAGCTGGACTTCCCAGGAAGTGGACGAGAGATTGCACAACATTATGCTGAACATCCATTCTGCCTGTGTAAAGTATGGTGCTGATGGAAACGGTTATGTTGATTACGTAAAAGGCGCTAACATTGCCGGTTTCGTAAAAGTTGCCGATGCCATGCTGGCTCAGGGTGTGGTATAATCCAAATCCGTATAAATAAATCAAGCCTTCCGGTTTCGGGAGGCTTTTTTATTTCCGCCGATATGAAAACCCGCATAATTGCGTTTTGTATATTTGCGTCACTTAAAAGCCTGAAATGAAATATTTTTTCATACTTACCTTTTCCGTTTTTTTTACCACTTTTGGTTTTGCTCAAAACGACCAGCTTTGGAAAGGGTATTTTTCATATACTTCCATTAAGGACCTTGCTTCTTCACCAAACCGGATTTATGCGGCTTCTGAAAACAGCATCTTCTCAAAAAATATAGCGACGAATGAACTGAAGACCGTTAATACCATCGACGGTCTTCCCAGTGAAAACATTTCCGGAATTTACCACACCAATACGTTTAACAAAACGCTGATCGGGTATGAAAGCGGGTTGATGGTTGTCATCAATGATGCTGATGGAAGCATTCTTAAAGTGGTCGACATATTAAATAAGCAATTGCCCCCAAACATCAAGAAGATCAACCATTTTATGGAGTTTGAAAGCATCGTGTATATTTCCTGTGATTTTGGGATCGTGCAATATAACCTGAGTACGCTTCAATTTGGTGACACGTATTTCATCGGTGATAACGGGACCGAAATCATCATCAGCCAAACCGCTGTATTTGATGGTAAAATCTATGCCGCCACAAGGGATTACGGCATCCGCAGGGCCGACATCAACAATCCGAACCTGAACGACTTCAGCCAATGGACCACCATCACCGGAAATGGCTGGGCAGGAATCGAGGCTTTTGGCGACGACCTTTTTATGGTGACCAATACAGGAGAATTGAAACGCTACCAGAACGGCGCGTTTTCAAATATTGCCATTTTACCTGAACCGCCGAAAGACATGCGCAGTGAAGGCAGCAGGCTGCTCGTTACGACGGCCACCCATGTTTTTATATATAATGAAAATTATGCGCTTGAGCGCAACCTGCAGGCAGTTGAAATAGACGTTGTCAACTTGAGATTTACCTGTGCAGCCATAGTTGGAAATGGTTTATATCTCGGAACCGAGTCCAACGGTGTGTATGCTACAGGGTTTACCGCAGGCGGCGCATTCCAGAATGTAACCCCTAACGGTCCTGTCCGGAATAATATCTTCGCCATTACTGCCACGACTGAAAACCTTTGGGCCGCTTATGGCGATTATACTGCCGATTACAACCCATACCCGCTGGATTATTATGGCGTGAGTAAATTTTCCCCGAACGGCTGGCTCAACATTCCTTATGAAACCATTCACGACGCTATCGGCCGGGATGTCGTTTCGATGGTCCGTGTTACAGCCAATCCCGCAGATGAAAATCAGGTATTTTTCAGCTCATTCCACTCGGGCCTGCTGAAATTCCAGAACGATGAACCCGTCGCACTATACAATCAAACCAATACCACGAATGGCCCGGAAGGTCCTCCAGGTGATGCCACTTACCGCGTTGATGGAGCCGCTTTTGACCAATCCGGCAACTTATGGGTAACCAATAGCATTGTCCGAAACGGACTCAAGGTATTGCGCGCCGGTGGTGGCTGGCAGTCTTTTGACCTTCAGGGACTTTATGACAATGTCTTAAAACTCAACATAGGCAGGCTTGTCATCGATAAAAACGGCACGAAATGGATGCCTACCCGCGACGATGGGCTGATTGCGTTTAACGAGAACGGTAACATCGGCAAATCAATCAAATCAGGTCCAGATACCGGAAACCTTCCCATCGACAACGTGCGTGTAGCTACGATTGATAATCGCAACCAGCTCTGGATCGGGACGACGACGGGGCTTCGCGTATTATCAAGCGTGGACAGCTTTTCAGGAGACACACAAATGACCACGCGTCCTATCGTCATCCAGGAAATTATCGACGGACAGCCGGTCAATATCGAACTGATGTCCGGCCAGTTTATTACAGACATTGTAGTGGACGGAGGCAATAATAAATGGATCGGTACCGCAGATGCCGGCGTTTTTCATTTTTCCTCCAATGGCGAAGATGTGCTGCATATCTTCAACAGCAGCAATTCCCCGTTACCAAGTAATTCCATCAACGATATTGAAATCAATAAAACTACCGGCGAAGTGTTCTTTGCCACAAGTAAAGGTTTGGTTTCTTATAAAGGCACTGCCATTTCCGCGAGCGACGATCTGAAAAATGTATTGGTATACCCGAATCCGGTGCGCCCTGAATATACCGGTACCGTAAAAATCACGGGGCTCACGGACAAAGCCACCATCAAGATCACTGATATTGAAGGCAGCCTGGTTTATGAAGTCGTTTCAGAAGGCGGCTCGATAGAATGGGACACGCGCGCTTTTGGGAAATACAACGTCGCTTCCGGAGTGTATATGATTTTCATTTCGACCCAGGACGGGATGTTGACGACGGTGAAAAAAGTGATGATCGTGAGATAGGTGCAGGGTACAAGGTGCAGATAAATGCTGCCAAAAACCTGAACCCTGAACCCCAAACCTTGGACCCATGAATGTTAAGACCCGCGCCATCGTCATTTCCACCATCAAATACCAGGACAAAAACCTGATCGTGAAATGTTTTACGGAATCAGACGGGTTGAAATCTTATTTTGTGCGCTCGGCTTTTTCTGCGGCAAAAAACACCCAGAAGATTGCGTATTTCCAACCGATGACCATTTTGGAAATCGAAGCTTCCCATAAAAATAAAGGTACGCTGGAACACTTCCGGGAAGTCAGGCTGGCGTTGCATTATCATTCCATTCCGATGGATATTGCCAAAAGCACGATCACCCTGTTTATTGCCGAAATGCTGCACCATGCGATCCACGAAGAGGAAAAGAACGAAGCCTTCTTTAGTTTTTTACTCACGGCGATGGAATGGCTTGACAACCATAACGACACTGCAAATTTCCATTTAATCCTGCTCCTGGAAATCACCAAATTCCTCGGGTTTTATCCTGATATTTCCCAGATCAGCCTGCCTTTTTTTGATATTGCCGAAGGGAACTTTACCGGTTTTACGTCTGTAAATGCGCTTACAGAAAGTGAATCCGCTTCGTTAAAAAAACTCATCAGCCTGCGCTTCAGCGACAGCCAAAAGGCCTTCCATGTTTCCGAAAGGCAAACATTATTGCGCATTCTTGTCGACTATTACAGCCTGCATCTTGATGGGTTTAAGAAACCGAAGTCTTTGGAAGTTCTAAGGGCCGTTTTTTCCTGATTTCTATGGCGCGCCCTGCGGGCCGGGCTCTCCGCGGTGCACGGCACCTTGCTGCGATCCCTCGCGCGATGCCGCTTCCAATTTCCGTAAAACCTAAACCTGACGTAAATTCTCCGGACTTTCCAACTTTCTGACTTTCGACTTTCGACTATTCGCGGAAATCACTACTTTCGCAGATTGATTTTACAAAACGATTGAAAATGAGTACGAAATTTACGGAATACAAAGGACTGGACCTGCCCACAGTGGCCTCGGAAGTCCTTGATTTCTGGAAGAAAGAGAACATATTTGAAAAGAGCGTCACGACACGCGAGGGGAACGAACCGTTCGTGTTTTTTGAGGGCCCGCCGTCTGCAAACGGACTGCCGGGAATCCACCACGTGATGGCGCGTGCGATCAAGGACATCTTCTGCCGCTATAAAACACAGAAAGGATATCAGGTAAAACGCAAGGCGGGCTGGGATACGCACGGTTTGCCGGTAGAACTGGGCACCGAAAAAGAGCTTGGAATCACCAAAGAAGATATCGGGAAAAAGATCTCGATCGAAGAATATAACGAAGCCTGCAAACGCACGGTAATGCGTTACACCGACGTGTGGAACGACCTGACCGAAAAAATGGGCTACTGGGTCGATATGGAAGATCCATATGTCACCTACAAATCCAAATACATGGAGTCGGTTTGGTGGCTGTTGAAGCAGATCTACGACAAAGGATTGATGTATAAGGGTTACACGATCCAGCCGTATTCCCCTAAATCCGGAACGGGCTTGTCTTCACACGAGGTTAATCAGCCGGGCGCTTACCGCGATGTGACCGATACGACGATCGTGGCACAGTTTAAGACCAAACCGGAAACGCTGCCTGCCTTTTTACAGGGATTTGGCGATGTACACATTTTAGCCTGGACGACCACGCCATGGACTTTGCCTTCAAACACGGCCTTGACGGTGGGGCCGGAGATTGACTATGTGTTGGTAAAGACTTTCAACCAATATACTTTTGAGCCGGTAAATGATGTTCTGGCAAAGAATTTAGTCGGAAAACAATTCGGGAAAGGATTTTTCGAGACTATCGAAGCTGCTGATTTCGACAATTATAAAGCAGGAGACAAACAGATTCCGTATACAATCCTGGCCGAAGCCAAAGGAAAAGACCTTGTCGGCATCCGCTACGAGCAATTATTGCCATTTGTATTGCCATACCAAAATCCTGAAAACGCCTTCCGTGTAATTTCCGGAGATTTCGTAACCACAGAAGACGGAACCGGAATCGTACATACCGCGCCAACTTTTGGTGCCGATGATGCGAAAGTAGCCAAGGAAGCCACACCGGAAGTGCCGCCAATGCTCGTTTTGGACGAATACGGAACGCCGATCCCGTTAGTTGATTTACAG
This genomic stretch from Flavobacterium pallidum harbors:
- a CDS encoding DinB family protein; amino-acid sequence: MQRTFDVTRTSRKVLEQYLDNYSLEQLNKVPPGFNNNLIWNIGHIVVVQQMLVYNLSDLPMMVSAEMVEKYKKGTRPESDATQAEVDEIRALLHAPIDTTEEDQKKGIFKTYRDFTSMSGFSMTSAEDAMEFNNYHEAMHTGIMMGIRKFI
- a CDS encoding DUF3298 and DUF4163 domain-containing protein — translated: MKKMGFLLMLLLLASCNNELSFEQKSFAQKSSLPCKSECTQVSVNIPLAKDKPIVADSINKKVFSTMKEILMVGENQFTDTEYKGLLNSFIKAYDKMQTENPTDEFNWEAKITGKVLYQSDSIINIELKHYKFTGGAHGYSGRTSLIFDPETGKSIPNEYLFKDRNGFKDFAEKKFRAAYKIPDGPINSTNLMFEDEEFQLPQTYFFTEKGLLLFYNVYEIASYADGPKELLIPYKEANPYLAVK
- a CDS encoding cystathionine gamma-synthase; translated protein: MKFDTKVIHGGQHHDAETGAVMPAVFQTSTYAQTTPGKPVGDYEYSRASNPTRTALENALASIENGSRGLAFSSGLAATDCLLRSFKAGDEIIAMDDLYGGTYRMFTRIYKDSGIKFHFIDMNDLDGFRALINENTKMVWVETPTNPLMKLADIKAISEITKAHNILFAVDNTFATPYLQKPLDLGADVVMHSATKYLGGHSDVIAGALVIKDEKLGEQLHFQQFATGATLGPMDSFLVLRGIKTLSLRVQRHCENGKKVVEFLSNHPKIKTVYYPGLESHPYHEVAKKQMKDFGGMVTFTFASGKKEDAISFLEKLKVFTLAESLGGVESLANHPALMTHASIPEDKRKEIGITDDLVRLSVGIEDAEDLIEDIRQALG
- a CDS encoding THC0290_0291 family protein — protein: MFQKPLIAILVLFGLYNPAQAQFGFSHEVGIISGPVAFQSDYGERHDLETNAGNTGYGIGIIHYLNFSYQATCNCYTADTYFNDHFKLRSELSYNKTELQHFGRWVNKNSNSLGVQQLKAMRGSTEVTDIGMQLEWYPLSVRDFTATIGSFGPFLSLGGHYSYYNPDAYSLLGPLGIPQTTFPKYLEPSDGREHGYSGEDGNVWSVVGSIGTRYKLSPLSDLMVDLRWQYYFSNWVDGLNPNPEKYTENRANDWLVWFNVGYIYYLD
- the gdhA gene encoding NADP-specific glutamate dehydrogenase, whose amino-acid sequence is MSQSIQAFVDAVAKNNPNEPEFMQAVHEVAETVIPFIEENKKYQGKMLLERMVEAERIITFRVVWTDDAGNTQVNRGYRIQMNSAIGPYKGGIRFHPSVNLSILKFLAFEQTFKNSLTTLPMGGGKGGANFDPKGKSDNEIMRFCQAFMTELSKHIGADTDVPAGDIGVGGREVGYMFGQYKRLRNEFTGVLTGKGITFGGSLIRPEATGYGDVYFAQAMLETKGDSFKGKIVVVSGSGNVAQYAAEKATELGGKVVTLSDSAGYIYDADGIDAEKLAHVMQIKNVDYARISEYVKKYPNAKYVAGKRPWEVKCDVALPCATQNELNEEEANLLVSNGCICVAEGANMPSTPEAVAVFQKAKILFAPGKASNAGGVATSGLEMSQNSLRLSWTSQEVDERLHNIMLNIHSACVKYGADGNGYVDYVKGANIAGFVKVADAMLAQGVV
- the porZ gene encoding type IX secretion system anionic LPS delivery protein PorZ produces the protein MKYFFILTFSVFFTTFGFAQNDQLWKGYFSYTSIKDLASSPNRIYAASENSIFSKNIATNELKTVNTIDGLPSENISGIYHTNTFNKTLIGYESGLMVVINDADGSILKVVDILNKQLPPNIKKINHFMEFESIVYISCDFGIVQYNLSTLQFGDTYFIGDNGTEIIISQTAVFDGKIYAATRDYGIRRADINNPNLNDFSQWTTITGNGWAGIEAFGDDLFMVTNTGELKRYQNGAFSNIAILPEPPKDMRSEGSRLLVTTATHVFIYNENYALERNLQAVEIDVVNLRFTCAAIVGNGLYLGTESNGVYATGFTAGGAFQNVTPNGPVRNNIFAITATTENLWAAYGDYTADYNPYPLDYYGVSKFSPNGWLNIPYETIHDAIGRDVVSMVRVTANPADENQVFFSSFHSGLLKFQNDEPVALYNQTNTTNGPEGPPGDATYRVDGAAFDQSGNLWVTNSIVRNGLKVLRAGGGWQSFDLQGLYDNVLKLNIGRLVIDKNGTKWMPTRDDGLIAFNENGNIGKSIKSGPDTGNLPIDNVRVATIDNRNQLWIGTTTGLRVLSSVDSFSGDTQMTTRPIVIQEIIDGQPVNIELMSGQFITDIVVDGGNNKWIGTADAGVFHFSSNGEDVLHIFNSSNSPLPSNSINDIEINKTTGEVFFATSKGLVSYKGTAISASDDLKNVLVYPNPVRPEYTGTVKITGLTDKATIKITDIEGSLVYEVVSEGGSIEWDTRAFGKYNVASGVYMIFISTQDGMLTTVKKVMIVR
- the recO gene encoding DNA repair protein RecO — encoded protein: MNVKTRAIVISTIKYQDKNLIVKCFTESDGLKSYFVRSAFSAAKNTQKIAYFQPMTILEIEASHKNKGTLEHFREVRLALHYHSIPMDIAKSTITLFIAEMLHHAIHEEEKNEAFFSFLLTAMEWLDNHNDTANFHLILLLEITKFLGFYPDISQISLPFFDIAEGNFTGFTSVNALTESESASLKKLISLRFSDSQKAFHVSERQTLLRILVDYYSLHLDGFKKPKSLEVLRAVFS